The Cohnella abietis genome has a segment encoding these proteins:
- a CDS encoding glycoside hydrolase family 9 protein, with protein sequence MATKIARELERSNLIHRPLKVDESASLEADSLKKEVLDRVVILDGVTGGDRWMHRGLGASSVLEGGQLQLTSPFVMDVWPEGSSSDGDYSTYGHVGIYRTFEQENWEKFNRISFEIYPDCSGMSNPHIKVAVKNDGTIKIPDIYHREGSNVINLKDRQWNVCSMEIPDLPRDGITELEFGYDMYGKDRASGDTMKYLIRNVSLEKVAYPNISKGWQPRSKDIIFSHNGYSVAQPKTMILAEQQTSSFAVIELETGEEKFAGPVNRVSTSIGSFSVVDFSVFKEKGKYIVRVGELLTKPFEIGDAADRWEDSIWKSINFIYCERCGCPVHGIHGSCHEDILARHNGGTIIFNGGWHDAGDVSQQLVQTAEVASALYEIAHQVKESNYPLYLRLVEEGEWGVDFILKTRFGDGYRATSAGIRIWSDGIMGNMDDMTARVHNNPYENFILSGIEAQIALFTEDGDMLKDKLTLCAIQDFQYAVEQFELRGFAPKPIFWEHTYMSSESLFMATASWSASLQYRLTGEASYASKAVQYLDYVIDSQELSGILTDDGNTVAGFFYRTPEKKVVQHFNHQAREHMYLQAFDEILKTQREHAKRDAWMESVRSYGEYVKFLTAFTAPYPMISSGIYHVDENEDGESFNLQHLLVGEEAKALYTEQLRQGVRLNDDYYLKRFPVWFSFKGNTAIALSTGKAASLAGMLLDDQELISIAESQLQWVVGKNPFGQSLMYGEGYNFAQQYSVLSGEIVGEIPVGVQTFENEDVPYWPQMNNATYKEVWVGLAGKWLSLLSDLYAYDKQSET encoded by the coding sequence ATGGCAACGAAAATAGCACGTGAACTTGAACGGTCCAATCTGATTCACAGACCGTTGAAGGTGGACGAGAGCGCGTCCTTGGAAGCGGACAGCTTGAAGAAGGAAGTATTGGATCGAGTCGTCATTCTCGATGGGGTCACGGGCGGCGATCGGTGGATGCATCGCGGACTCGGAGCGTCAAGCGTGCTGGAAGGAGGTCAGTTGCAACTGACCTCTCCGTTTGTTATGGATGTATGGCCGGAGGGTTCGTCTAGCGACGGAGATTACAGCACTTATGGGCATGTAGGCATCTATCGGACGTTCGAGCAAGAGAATTGGGAGAAATTCAACCGGATTTCCTTCGAGATTTACCCGGATTGCAGCGGGATGTCGAACCCGCATATTAAGGTAGCCGTTAAAAATGACGGTACGATCAAAATTCCCGATATTTATCACCGTGAAGGCTCCAATGTCATTAATTTGAAAGACCGCCAGTGGAATGTATGCTCGATGGAAATCCCGGACTTGCCGAGGGACGGGATTACCGAGCTTGAGTTTGGCTACGATATGTACGGCAAAGACCGTGCAAGCGGCGATACGATGAAATATCTCATTCGTAACGTCTCTCTGGAGAAGGTAGCCTACCCGAACATTTCGAAGGGATGGCAGCCAAGAAGCAAGGATATTATTTTTTCCCATAACGGCTATAGCGTAGCGCAGCCTAAAACGATGATTTTGGCGGAGCAGCAGACATCGTCTTTCGCCGTTATTGAGCTTGAGACGGGAGAGGAGAAGTTTGCCGGTCCCGTTAATCGCGTGAGCACTTCCATCGGCAGCTTCTCCGTCGTGGACTTTTCTGTGTTTAAGGAGAAAGGGAAGTATATCGTCCGGGTGGGCGAGCTGCTGACCAAACCGTTCGAGATTGGCGACGCGGCCGACCGATGGGAAGATTCCATCTGGAAATCGATTAACTTTATCTATTGCGAGCGCTGCGGATGTCCGGTGCACGGCATTCACGGCAGTTGCCATGAGGATATTCTCGCTCGGCATAACGGCGGAACGATCATTTTCAATGGCGGATGGCATGATGCGGGCGATGTATCCCAGCAACTGGTGCAGACGGCGGAGGTGGCAAGCGCCCTCTACGAGATTGCCCATCAGGTGAAGGAGAGCAACTATCCGCTGTACCTTCGTCTTGTCGAAGAGGGGGAATGGGGCGTGGACTTCATTCTGAAGACCCGATTCGGCGACGGCTATCGTGCCACAAGCGCTGGTATCCGAATTTGGTCGGACGGCATTATGGGCAATATGGACGATATGACAGCCCGCGTGCACAACAATCCGTATGAAAACTTTATCCTCTCCGGCATAGAGGCGCAGATCGCCTTGTTCACGGAGGACGGGGATATGCTGAAGGATAAATTAACGCTCTGCGCGATCCAGGATTTCCAATATGCGGTCGAGCAATTCGAGCTCAGAGGCTTTGCGCCCAAGCCGATCTTCTGGGAGCACACCTATATGAGCTCGGAAAGCTTGTTCATGGCGACGGCTTCATGGTCGGCATCGCTCCAATACCGGCTGACGGGCGAGGCTTCCTATGCAAGCAAGGCGGTCCAATATTTAGACTATGTGATCGATTCGCAAGAGCTTAGCGGCATTTTAACCGATGATGGCAACACCGTAGCCGGTTTCTTCTACCGGACGCCGGAGAAGAAGGTCGTTCAGCACTTCAACCATCAGGCCAGAGAGCATATGTATTTGCAGGCATTCGACGAAATTCTCAAGACGCAGCGCGAGCATGCCAAGCGCGACGCTTGGATGGAATCCGTCCGGAGCTACGGGGAATATGTCAAGTTTCTGACCGCCTTTACGGCACCGTATCCCATGATTTCAAGTGGCATCTACCATGTGGATGAGAATGAGGACGGCGAAAGCTTCAATCTCCAGCATTTGTTGGTCGGAGAGGAAGCGAAAGCGTTATATACGGAGCAATTGAGGCAGGGTGTCCGTCTGAACGATGACTATTACTTGAAGCGGTTCCCGGTCTGGTTCTCGTTCAAGGGCAACACGGCGATCGCACTTTCTACAGGCAAGGCAGCATCCCTGGCAGGCATGCTGCTTGACGATCAGGAGCTGATCTCGATTGCCGAGAGCCAGCTGCAATGGGTAGTAGGCAAAAATCCGTTCGGGCAATCGCTGATGTACGGCGAAGGCTATAACTTCGCCCAGCAGTATAGTGTGCTTAGCGGCGAAATTGTAGGTGAAATTCCGGTAGGCGTGCAAACCTTCGAGAACGAGGACGTGCCCTACTGGCCGCAAATGAACAATGCCACCTACAAGGAAGTGTGGGTCGGTCTTGCAGGCAAATGGCTGTCTCTGCTCTCCGACTTGTACGCGTACGACAAGCAGAGCGAGACTTGA
- a CDS encoding SIS domain-containing protein produces MKPTMMTYIQEEQAVTEGILGSYPGNVDAFAELAADNKTEWLILATGSSINAALSAKYYIEKVADVRIDVREPFNFTHYDKISPHCDLVIGISQSGQSTSTIGALKRIRKETGLKTVAFTSDVTTAISEAADVTLDIGCGKERVGYVTKGFIATVLTLMLAGLKTAVAKKTLTEQEEQDHLDKFRAAVAAIPQTIAKTEVFFEQHKEDLASAPRFSAVGYGPTVGTVKEFETKFTETVRMPSQGIDLEAFMHGPYLEVNPEHRIFFVETESPIKERMELLIAYESRITNYTYTVTLGKAENDRTIGLEVKLDEFMAPFIMIIPFQILAHHISGARGIDLTQRIYTDFGVAMKSKTQPGDYA; encoded by the coding sequence ATGAAACCGACAATGATGACCTATATTCAAGAAGAGCAGGCGGTAACGGAAGGCATTCTCGGCAGCTACCCGGGCAATGTGGATGCCTTCGCGGAGCTGGCGGCGGACAATAAGACGGAATGGCTTATTTTGGCGACCGGTTCAAGTATCAATGCTGCGCTAAGCGCCAAATATTATATCGAGAAAGTGGCGGATGTGCGGATTGACGTCAGAGAACCGTTCAATTTCACGCATTACGATAAAATCAGTCCGCATTGCGATCTGGTCATCGGCATTTCGCAAAGCGGCCAGAGCACTTCGACGATCGGCGCCCTGAAGCGGATTCGCAAGGAAACAGGTCTCAAAACGGTCGCTTTCACGAGCGATGTGACGACGGCTATTTCCGAAGCGGCTGATGTGACGCTTGACATCGGCTGTGGCAAGGAAAGAGTCGGTTACGTGACCAAGGGGTTTATCGCAACAGTATTGACGCTGATGCTCGCCGGCCTTAAGACAGCAGTAGCGAAAAAAACGCTGACGGAACAGGAGGAGCAGGACCATCTCGATAAATTCCGCGCTGCGGTAGCCGCTATACCGCAAACGATCGCCAAAACAGAGGTGTTCTTCGAGCAGCACAAGGAGGATTTGGCGAGTGCGCCTAGATTTTCCGCTGTTGGTTACGGCCCTACCGTCGGAACGGTGAAGGAATTTGAAACAAAATTTACAGAAACGGTTCGCATGCCGTCGCAGGGGATCGATCTGGAGGCCTTCATGCATGGACCGTATCTTGAGGTCAATCCGGAGCACCGTATTTTCTTCGTTGAAACAGAAAGTCCGATCAAGGAGCGGATGGAGCTGTTGATTGCGTACGAGAGCCGGATTACGAACTACACCTATACCGTCACGTTAGGTAAAGCGGAGAATGACCGTACGATTGGTCTGGAGGTGAAGCTGGACGAGTTCATGGCTCCGTTCATTATGATTATACCGTTCCAGATTTTGGCTCATCATATTTCGGGAGCAAGAGGAATCGATTTGACCCAGCGGATTTATACCGACTTCGGGGTAGCTATGAAGAGCAAGACACAGCCGGGAGACTACGCATAA
- a CDS encoding GNAT family N-acetyltransferase — translation MSIAHGLVELRSIDQNNWYACTLLEVTDEQKEVFPIPVVYWLAESAYCGFTPLAIYAGEQLVGFAVYAIDPDDESHWIMAYMIDHKFQHRGLGWAGMEELVRTIKEKYDCDKIVLGHRPENERASRLYDSLGFEEVSQNEREVIRELKFNK, via the coding sequence ATGTCTATCGCACATGGATTAGTTGAGCTCCGTTCAATCGATCAAAATAATTGGTATGCCTGCACCCTACTGGAAGTGACGGACGAGCAGAAAGAAGTTTTTCCTATACCAGTAGTCTATTGGCTTGCAGAGTCAGCGTATTGCGGGTTTACTCCTCTAGCTATTTACGCTGGCGAACAATTAGTGGGATTTGCGGTTTACGCCATCGATCCGGACGATGAGAGCCACTGGATTATGGCCTACATGATCGATCATAAGTTCCAGCATAGAGGATTGGGATGGGCTGGCATGGAGGAGCTTGTACGTACTATTAAAGAGAAGTACGACTGCGACAAAATCGTACTTGGGCATCGGCCTGAGAACGAGCGAGCATCCCGCTTGTACGACTCTCTGGGCTTTGAAGAAGTAAGCCAGAACGAACGTGAAGTTATACGTGAGTTAAAATTTAATAAATGA
- a CDS encoding SDR family NAD(P)-dependent oxidoreductase: MKAFIVTGASRGLGFEICKQLIRRNHLIFSIARNNNEFLLELATHNDCKIHSIKYDLQYTEGIPDLIQEVLKLVSNTELDSITLINNAAQVTPLGPADCCTTEETVRNVQINLLAPIVVSQSFIQQTNQLNIHRAIVNISSGSAKHAAAGMSVYCASKAALDMFTSCVQLESHKLLTIYTVDPGMVDTDMQALARNEELLPMAAFFREAKVTGSLKSAEDAARKIVRRVLASSDATERKG; the protein is encoded by the coding sequence ATGAAAGCCTTTATTGTAACAGGTGCGTCTCGTGGATTGGGATTTGAGATTTGTAAGCAGCTTATAAGGCGCAATCATCTTATCTTTTCTATAGCTAGGAACAATAATGAGTTTCTTTTAGAGCTAGCTACCCACAACGACTGTAAAATACATTCTATAAAATATGATCTACAATACACTGAAGGCATCCCAGATTTAATTCAAGAGGTACTTAAACTAGTGTCTAATACGGAGTTAGATTCAATTACATTGATTAATAACGCCGCTCAAGTAACCCCATTAGGTCCTGCGGATTGCTGCACAACTGAAGAAACAGTAAGAAATGTACAAATAAACTTGTTAGCTCCAATCGTGGTGTCCCAATCATTCATACAGCAGACGAATCAGTTGAATATTCATAGAGCTATAGTAAATATCTCTTCAGGCTCAGCAAAGCATGCAGCAGCTGGCATGAGTGTGTATTGTGCTTCCAAAGCTGCATTAGATATGTTCACATCCTGCGTACAGCTTGAGAGCCATAAATTATTAACGATCTATACTGTGGATCCAGGTATGGTTGATACCGATATGCAGGCTTTGGCCCGCAACGAAGAGCTCCTACCCATGGCAGCTTTTTTTAGGGAGGCTAAAGTGACGGGGTCTCTAAAGTCTGCGGAAGATGCTGCGAGAAAGATCGTTAGAAGAGTCTTAGCTTCATCGGATGCTACGGAAAGGAAGGGGTGA
- a CDS encoding S66 family peptidase, which yields MWTNDKCVSADKEARVRELESFLTNDSIKAIIPPWGGEFLMDILPLVNWDLLRNQTPKWILGYSDISTFTFAYTLLTGHATAHGPNYVDLGAEQIDNTTARWLDVLSTEHNKHVRQTSSLLHCSSWGNPLDRETRWEILGDKASERYSGRLIGGCLDTISILIGTKFAPVEQFTTTYCQSSGLIWYLESCEMNAADIYRHLWQMKESGWFHHTNGVLIGRAAGYSHSKNFELIDALTSIFAPLHIPVIYNVDIGHVPPQITVINGCLAEVKCSDGKGEVSLILS from the coding sequence ATTTGGACCAATGATAAATGTGTTAGTGCCGATAAAGAGGCAAGAGTACGGGAATTAGAAAGCTTTCTAACGAACGACAGTATAAAGGCGATAATTCCTCCATGGGGAGGGGAGTTTTTAATGGATATCCTTCCCTTGGTCAACTGGGACTTATTAAGGAATCAAACCCCGAAGTGGATTCTTGGATATTCTGATATCAGCACTTTTACATTTGCATATACTTTATTAACAGGACACGCTACTGCGCATGGCCCCAATTATGTTGATTTGGGTGCGGAGCAAATAGACAATACGACCGCCCGATGGCTAGATGTACTTAGCACCGAGCACAACAAGCATGTGAGACAAACCTCTTCCTTGCTACATTGTTCTTCGTGGGGAAACCCACTCGATAGGGAAACTAGATGGGAGATACTTGGTGATAAGGCTAGCGAGCGTTATAGTGGTAGGCTAATTGGTGGTTGCCTAGATACGATCTCTATACTAATAGGGACCAAATTCGCTCCAGTAGAGCAGTTTACAACAACATACTGCCAGAGCAGTGGACTAATTTGGTATTTAGAAAGCTGTGAGATGAATGCTGCGGATATTTACAGGCACTTATGGCAAATGAAAGAATCCGGCTGGTTTCATCACACGAATGGTGTTCTTATTGGAAGAGCAGCAGGTTACTCGCATAGTAAAAATTTTGAATTGATTGATGCTTTAACGAGCATATTTGCCCCTCTCCATATTCCAGTTATTTATAACGTGGATATCGGTCATGTTCCACCCCAGATAACAGTGATTAATGGCTGCTTGGCTGAGGTGAAATGTTCTGACGGAAAAGGGGAAGTTTCTCTGATTCTATCTTGA